In one window of Escherichia coli DSM 30083 = JCM 1649 = ATCC 11775 DNA:
- the cheW gene encoding chemotaxis protein CheW, with amino-acid sequence MTGMTNVTKLASEPSGQEFLVFTLGDEEYGIDILKVQEIRGYDQVTRIANTPAFIKGVTNLRGVIVPIVDLRIKFSQVDVDYNDNTVVIVLNLGQRVVGIVVDGVSDVLSLTAEQIRPAPEFAVTLSTEYLTGLGALGDRMLILVNIEKLLNSEEMALLDSAASEVA; translated from the coding sequence ATGACCGGTATGACGAATGTAACAAAGCTGGCCAGCGAGCCGTCAGGCCAGGAATTTCTGGTATTTACCCTTGGTGATGAAGAGTACGGTATTGATATTCTGAAAGTGCAGGAGATCCGTGGCTACGATCAGGTGACACGGATTGCGAACACGCCAGCGTTTATCAAAGGCGTCACGAATCTGCGCGGCGTTATTGTGCCGATTGTTGACTTACGAATTAAGTTCAGCCAGGTGGATGTGGACTATAACGACAACACGGTAGTTATCGTCCTGAATCTCGGACAGCGGGTGGTCGGCATCGTGGTTGACGGCGTCTCAGACGTGCTTTCATTGACGGCGGAGCAAATTCGTCCGGCACCGGAATTTGCCGTGACGCTTTCAACCGAATATCTCACAGGACTGGGCGCACTGGGCGACCGCATGTTGATTCTGGTGAACATCGAAAAACTGCTGAACAGCGAAGAGATGGCGCTGTTAGATAGCGCGGCGTCAGAAGTGGCGTAA
- the tar gene encoding methyl-accepting chemotaxis protein II — MINRIRVVTLLVMVLGVFALLQLISGSLFFSSLHHSQKSFVVSNQLREQQGELTSTWDLMLQTRINLSRSAVRMMMDSSNQQSNAKVELLDSARKTLAQAATHYKKFKSMAPLPEMVATSRNIDEKYKNYHTALTELIDYLDYGNTGAYFAQPTQGMQNAMGEAFAQYALSSEKLYRDIVTDNADDYRFAQWQLAVIALVVVLILLVAWYGIRRMLLTPLAKIIAHIREIAGGNLANTLTIDGRSEMGDLAQSVSHMQRSLTDTVTHVREGSDAIYAGTREIAAGNTDLSSRTEQQASALEETAASMEQLTATVKQNADNARQASQLAQSASDTAQHGGKVVDGVVKTMHEIADSSKKIADIISVIDGIAFQTNILALNAAVEAARAGEQGRGFAVVAGEVRNLASRSAQAAKEIKVLIEDSVSRVDTGSVLVESAGETMNNIVNAVTRVTDIMGEIASASDEQSRGIDQVALAVSEMDRVTQQNASLVQESAAAAAALEEQASRLTQAVSAFRLAASPLTNKPQTPSRPASEQPPAQPRLRIAEQDPNWETF; from the coding sequence ATGATTAACCGTATCCGCGTAGTCACGCTGTTGGTAATGGTGCTGGGGGTATTCGCACTGTTACAGCTTATTTCCGGCAGTCTGTTTTTTTCTTCCCTTCACCATAGCCAGAAGAGCTTTGTGGTTTCCAATCAATTACGGGAACAGCAGGGCGAGCTGACGTCAACATGGGATTTAATGCTACAAACGCGCATTAACCTGAGTCGTTCAGCGGTGCGGATGATGATGGATTCATCCAATCAGCAAAGTAATGCCAAAGTTGAGTTGCTCGATAGTGCCAGGAAAACATTGGCCCAGGCCGCGACTCATTATAAAAAATTCAAAAGCATGGCACCGTTACCTGAAATGGTCGCTACCAGTCGTAATATTGATGAAAAATATAAAAACTATCACACAGCGTTAACTGAACTGATTGATTATCTTGATTATGGCAATACTGGAGCTTATTTCGCTCAGCCAACCCAGGGAATGCAAAATGCAATGGGCGAAGCGTTTGCTCAGTACGCCCTCAGCAGTGAAAAACTGTATCGCGATATCGTCACTGACAACGCAGATGATTACCGATTTGCCCAGTGGCAACTGGCGGTTATCGCGCTGGTGGTGGTATTGATTCTGCTGGTGGCGTGGTACGGCATTCGCCGTATGTTGCTTACACCGCTGGCAAAAATTATTGCGCATATTCGCGAAATTGCCGGTGGTAACCTGGCGAATACCCTGACCATTGACGGGCGCAGTGAAATGGGCGACCTGGCGCAGAGCGTTTCACATATGCAACGCTCTTTGACTGACACCGTCACTCATGTGCGCGAAGGTTCAGATGCCATCTATGCCGGTACCCGTGAAATTGCGGCGGGCAACACCGATCTTTCCTCCCGTACTGAACAGCAGGCATCCGCGCTGGAAGAAACTGCCGCCAGCATGGAGCAGCTCACCGCGACAGTGAAGCAAAACGCCGATAACGCCCGCCAGGCCTCGCAACTGGCGCAAAGTGCCTCCGACACCGCCCAGCACGGCGGCAAAGTGGTGGATGGCGTAGTGAAAACGATGCATGAGATCGCCGATAGTTCGAAGAAAATTGCCGACATTATCAGCGTTATCGATGGTATTGCCTTCCAGACTAATATCCTCGCGCTGAATGCCGCTGTTGAAGCCGCGCGAGCGGGTGAACAGGGCCGTGGTTTTGCCGTGGTGGCGGGTGAAGTGCGTAATCTTGCCAGTCGCAGTGCACAGGCGGCAAAAGAGATCAAAGTCCTCATTGAAGACTCCGTCTCGCGCGTTGATACCGGTTCGGTGCTGGTCGAAAGCGCTGGGGAAACAATGAACAATATCGTCAATGCTGTCACTCGCGTGACTGACATTATGGGCGAGATTGCATCAGCATCGGATGAACAGAGCCGTGGCATCGATCAAGTCGCATTGGCGGTTTCGGAAATGGATCGCGTCACGCAACAGAACGCATCGCTGGTGCAGGAATCAGCTGCCGCCGCAGCTGCGCTGGAAGAACAGGCGAGTCGTTTAACGCAAGCGGTTTCCGCGTTCCGTCTGGCAGCCAGCCCACTCACCAATAAACCGCAAACACCATCCCGTCCTGCCAGTGAGCAACCACCGGCACAGCCACGACTGCGAATTGCTGAACAAGATCCAAACTGGGAAACATTTTGA
- the cheR gene encoding protein-glutamate O-methyltransferase CheR, which produces MTSSLPCGQTSLLLQMTERLALSDAHFRRISQLIYQRAGIVLADHKRDMVYNRLVRRLRALGLADFGHYLNLLESNQHSGEWQAFINSLTTNLTAFFREAHHFPLLADHARRRSGEYRVWSAAASTGEEPYSIAMTLADTLGTAPGRWKVFASDIDTEVLEKARSGIYRHEELKNLTPQQLQRYFMRGTGPHEGLVRVRQELANYVDFAPLNLLAKQYTVPGPFDAIFCRNVMIYFDQTTQQKILRRFVPLLKPDGLLFAGHSENFSHLERRFTLRGQTVYALSKD; this is translated from the coding sequence ATGACTTCATCTCTGCCCTGTGGGCAAACGTCTTTATTGTTACAGATGACCGAGCGCCTGGCGCTTTCCGACGCGCATTTTCGGCGGATAAGTCAATTGATCTATCAACGAGCCGGGATCGTTCTGGCTGACCATAAACGCGACATGGTTTACAACCGACTGGTTCGTCGTTTGCGTGCGCTGGGACTGGCGGATTTCGGTCATTACCTGAACTTGCTGGAATCTAATCAGCACAGCGGTGAGTGGCAGGCGTTTATCAATTCGCTGACCACGAATCTGACGGCATTTTTCCGTGAGGCACACCATTTTCCTCTGCTCGCGGATCACGCACGTCGCCGTTCTGGCGAGTATCGCGTATGGAGCGCGGCGGCTTCAACCGGCGAAGAGCCGTACAGCATAGCGATGACGCTGGCTGATACATTGGGCACCGCGCCCGGACGCTGGAAAGTGTTTGCCAGCGATATCGACACCGAAGTGCTGGAAAAAGCCAGAAGCGGTATTTATCGCCATGAAGAGTTGAAAAACCTGACGCCGCAGCAACTGCAACGGTATTTCATGCGAGGGACGGGACCGCATGAAGGGCTGGTACGCGTGCGTCAGGAGCTGGCGAACTATGTTGATTTTGCCCCGCTGAATTTACTGGCGAAACAGTACACCGTGCCGGGGCCGTTTGATGCGATCTTCTGTCGTAACGTCATGATCTACTTCGATCAAACTACCCAGCAGAAGATTTTGCGCCGCTTTGTTCCGCTCCTTAAACCCGACGGATTGCTGTTTGCGGGTCACTCTGAAAACTTTAGCCACCTTGAGCGCCGCTTCACGCTGCGTGGTCAGACGGTGTATGCGCTAAGTAAGGATTAA
- the cheB gene encoding protein-glutamate methylesterase/protein glutamine deamidase — MSKIRVLSVDDSALMRQIMTEIINSHSDMEMVATAPDPLVARDLIKKFNPDVLTLDVEMPRMDGLDFLEKLMRLRPMPVVMVSSLTGKGSEVTLRALELGAIDFVTKPQLGIREGMLAYSEMIAEKVRTAAKASLAAHKPLSVPTTLKAGPLLSSEKLIAIGASTGGTEAIRHVLQPLPLSSPALLITQHMPPGFTRSFADRLNKLCQIGVKEAEDGERVLPGHAYIAPGDRHMELARSGANYQIKIHDGPAVNRHRPSVDVLFHSVAKQAGRNAVGVILTGMGNDGAAGMLAMRQAGAWTLAQNEASCVVFGMPREAINMGGVCEVVDLSQVSQQMLAKISAGQAIRI; from the coding sequence ATGAGCAAAATCAGGGTGTTATCTGTCGATGATTCGGCACTGATGCGCCAGATCATGACAGAAATCATCAACAGCCATAGCGACATGGAAATGGTGGCGACCGCCCCTGATCCGCTGGTTGCGCGTGATTTGATTAAGAAATTCAATCCCGATGTATTGACGCTGGATGTTGAAATGCCGCGGATGGACGGACTGGATTTCCTCGAAAAATTAATGCGTTTGCGTCCAATGCCCGTTGTGATGGTTTCTTCCCTGACCGGCAAAGGGTCAGAAGTTACGCTGCGCGCGCTGGAGCTGGGGGCGATAGATTTTGTCACCAAACCGCAACTGGGTATTCGCGAAGGAATGCTGGCATATAGCGAAATGATTGCTGAAAAGGTGCGTACGGCAGCAAAGGCGAGCCTTGCAGCACATAAGCCATTGTCGGTACCGACAACGCTGAAGGCGGGGCCGTTGTTGAGTTCTGAAAAACTGATTGCGATTGGTGCTTCAACGGGTGGAACTGAGGCAATTCGTCACGTACTGCAACCGTTGCCGCTTTCCAGTCCGGCACTGTTAATTACCCAGCATATGCCGCCCGGTTTCACCCGCTCTTTTGCCGACAGACTTAATAAGCTTTGCCAGATCGGGGTTAAAGAAGCCGAAGACGGAGAGCGCGTCTTGCCGGGACATGCCTATATCGCGCCGGGCGATCGGCATATGGAGCTGGCGCGTAGTGGCGCAAATTATCAAATCAAAATTCACGATGGCCCTGCGGTTAATCGCCATCGGCCATCGGTAGATGTGTTGTTCCATTCTGTGGCCAAACAGGCGGGGCGTAATGCGGTTGGGGTAATCCTAACCGGTATGGGCAACGACGGCGCGGCGGGAATGTTGGCGATGCGTCAGGCGGGGGCATGGACCCTTGCGCAAAACGAAGCAAGTTGCGTGGTGTTCGGCATGCCGCGCGAGGCCATCAATATGGGTGGTGTCTGCGAAGTGGTCGATCTTAGCCAGGTAAGTCAGCAAATGCTGGCAAAAATTAGTGCCGGACAGGCGATACGTATTTAA
- the cheY gene encoding chemotaxis response regulator CheY, with protein MADKELKFLVVDDFSTMRRIVRNLLKELGFNNVEEAEDGLDALNKLQAGGYGFVISDWNMPNMDGLELLKTIRADGAMSALPVLMVTAEAKKENIIAAAQAGASGYVVKPFTAATLEEKLNKIFEKLGM; from the coding sequence ATGGCGGATAAAGAACTTAAATTTTTGGTTGTGGATGACTTTTCCACCATGCGACGCATAGTGCGTAACCTGCTGAAAGAGCTGGGATTCAATAATGTTGAGGAAGCGGAAGATGGCCTCGATGCTCTCAATAAGTTGCAGGCAGGCGGTTATGGATTTGTTATCTCCGACTGGAACATGCCCAATATGGATGGCCTGGAGTTGCTGAAAACGATTCGTGCGGATGGCGCGATGTCGGCATTGCCAGTGTTAATGGTGACTGCAGAAGCGAAGAAAGAGAACATCATTGCTGCGGCGCAAGCGGGGGCCAGTGGCTATGTGGTGAAACCATTTACCGCTGCGACGCTGGAGGAAAAACTCAACAAAATCTTTGAGAAACTGGGCATGTGA
- the cheZ gene encoding protein phosphatase CheZ — translation MMQPSIKPADEHSAGDIIARIGSLTRMLRDSLRELGLDQAIAEAAEAIPDARDRLYYVVQMTAQAAERALNSVEASQPHQDQMEKSAKALTQRWDDWFADPIDLADARELVTDTRQFLADVPAHTSFTNAQLLEIMMAQDFQDLTGQVIKRMMDVIQEIERQLLMVLLENIPEQESRPKRENQSLLNGPQVDTSKAGVVASQDQVDDLLDSLGF, via the coding sequence ATGATGCAACCATCAATCAAACCTGCTGACGAGCATTCAGCTGGCGATATCATTGCGCGCATCGGCAGCCTGACGCGTATGCTGCGCGACAGTTTGCGGGAGCTGGGGCTGGATCAGGCCATTGCCGAAGCAGCGGAAGCCATCCCCGATGCGCGCGATCGTTTGTACTATGTTGTGCAGATGACCGCCCAGGCTGCGGAGCGGGCGCTGAACAGTGTTGAGGCGTCACAACCGCATCAGGATCAAATGGAGAAATCAGCAAAAGCGTTAACCCAACGTTGGGATGACTGGTTTGCCGATCCGATTGACCTTGCCGACGCCCGTGAACTGGTAACAGACACGCGGCAATTTCTGGCAGATGTCCCCGCGCATACCAGCTTTACTAACGCGCAACTGCTGGAAATCATGATGGCGCAGGATTTTCAGGATCTCACCGGACAGGTCATTAAGCGGATGATGGATGTCATTCAGGAGATCGAACGTCAGTTGCTGATGGTGCTGTTGGAAAACATCCCGGAACAGGAGTCGCGTCCAAAACGTGAAAACCAGAGTTTGCTTAATGGACCTCAGGTCGATACCAGCAAAGCCGGTGTGGTAGCCAGTCAGGATCAGGTGGACGATTTGTTGGATAGTCTTGGATTTTGA
- the flhB gene encoding flagellar biosynthesis protein FlhB codes for MSDESDDKTEAPTPHRLEKAREEGQIPRSRELTSLLILLVGVSVIWFGGVSLARRLSGMLSAGLHFDHSIINDPNLILGQIILLIREAMLALLPLISGVVLVAIISPVMLGGLVFSGKSLQPKFSKLNPLPGIKRMFSAQTGAELLKAILKTILVGSVTGFFLWHHWPQMMRLMAESPITAMGNAMDLVGLCALLVVLGVIPMVGFDVFFQIFSHLKKLRMSRQDIRDEFKQSEGDPHVKGRIRQMQRAAARRRMMADVPKADVIVNNPTHYSVALQYDENKMSAPKVVAKGAGLVALRIREIGAENNVPTLEAPPLARALYRHAEIGQQIPGQLYAAVAEVLAWVWQLKRWRLAGGQRPVQPTHLPVPEALDFINEKPTHE; via the coding sequence GTGTCTGACGAGAGCGACGACAAAACAGAAGCCCCCACACCTCACCGACTAGAAAAAGCGCGGGAAGAGGGGCAAATCCCGCGTTCCCGTGAACTGACTTCACTGCTGATTTTGCTGGTGGGCGTTAGTGTTATCTGGTTTGGCGGTGTGTCGCTGGCCCGTCGATTGTCGGGCATGCTCTCCGCAGGGCTGCATTTTGATCACAGTATTATCAATGACCCGAATCTGATCCTCGGGCAGATTATTCTGCTGATCAGAGAAGCCATGCTGGCGCTGCTACCGCTGATTAGCGGCGTGGTGCTGGTGGCGATTATTTCTCCGGTTATGCTGGGGGGGCTGGTATTTAGCGGAAAATCCTTGCAGCCGAAGTTTTCCAAACTCAACCCGCTACCGGGCATTAAACGGATGTTCTCGGCACAGACTGGCGCGGAGTTGCTTAAGGCAATTTTGAAAACCATCCTGGTTGGCAGCGTGACGGGGTTTTTTCTCTGGCATCACTGGCCGCAGATGATGCGCTTAATGGCCGAGTCTCCGATTACCGCCATGGGTAATGCGATGGATCTGGTAGGGCTATGCGCGCTGCTGGTGGTGCTTGGTGTCATTCCAATGGTGGGATTTGACGTCTTTTTCCAAATCTTCAGCCACCTGAAAAAGCTGCGAATGTCACGGCAGGATATTCGTGATGAGTTCAAACAAAGCGAAGGCGACCCCCATGTTAAAGGGCGGATCCGTCAGATGCAGCGAGCGGCCGCACGGCGTCGGATGATGGCCGATGTGCCGAAAGCGGATGTCATTGTCAATAACCCGACCCACTATTCGGTAGCGTTGCAGTATGACGAAAACAAAATGAGCGCACCGAAAGTGGTCGCTAAAGGTGCAGGGCTGGTCGCGCTGCGCATTCGTGAAATTGGCGCTGAAAATAACGTCCCGACGCTTGAAGCGCCGCCGCTGGCGCGTGCGCTGTATCGACATGCGGAGATCGGTCAACAAATCCCGGGTCAACTGTACGCCGCGGTGGCGGAAGTGCTGGCCTGGGTCTGGCAACTGAAACGCTGGCGTCTGGCTGGTGGACAACGCCCTGTACAACCTACACATCTTCCGGTGCCGGAAGCCCTGGATTTTATTAACGAGAAACCGACCCATGAGTAA
- the flhA gene encoding flagellar biosynthesis protein FlhA, with product MSNLAAMLRLPANLKSTQWQILAGPILILLILSMMVLPLPAFILDLLFTFNIALSIMVLLVAMFTQRTLEFAAFPTILLFTTLLRLALNVASTRIILMEGHTGAAAAGKVVEAFGHFLVGGNFAIGIVVFVILVIINFMVITKGAGRIAEVGARFVLDGMPGKQMAIDADLNAGLIGEDEAKKRRSEVTQEADFYGSMDGASKFVRGDAIAGILIMVINVVGGLLVGVLQHGMSMGHAAESYTLLTIGDGLVAQIPALVISTAAGVIVTRVSTDQDVGEQMVNQLFSNPSVMLLSAAVLGLLGLVPGMPNLVFLLFTAGLLGLAWWIRGREQKAPAEPKPVKMAENNTVVEATWNDVQLEDSLGMEVGYRLIPMVDFQQDGELLGRIRSIRKKFAQEMGFLPPVVHIRDNMDLQPARYRILMKGVEIGSGDAYPGRWLAINPGTAAGTLPGEATVDPAFGLNAIWIESALKEQAQIQGYTVVEASTVVATHLNHLISQHAAELFGRQEAQQLLDRVAQEMPKLTEDLVPGVVTLTTLHKVLQNLLDEKVPIRDMRTILETLAEHAPIQSDPHELTAVVRVALGRAITQQWFPGKDEVHVIGLDTPLERLLLQALQGGGGLEPGLADRLLAQTQEALSRQEMLGAPPVLLVNHALRPLLSRFLRRSLPQLVVLSNLELSDNRHIRMTATIGGK from the coding sequence ATGAGTAATCTGGCCGCGATGCTGCGCCTGCCTGCAAACCTGAAATCGACACAATGGCAGATCCTTGCCGGACCGATTTTGATCCTGTTGATCTTGTCGATGATGGTACTGCCACTGCCCGCATTCATACTCGACCTGCTGTTTACCTTCAATATTGCCTTGTCGATCATGGTGTTGCTGGTGGCGATGTTTACCCAGCGCACGCTTGAGTTTGCTGCGTTTCCGACCATCCTGTTGTTTACCACGCTGTTGCGTCTGGCACTTAACGTGGCTTCAACCCGTATCATTTTGATGGAAGGGCATACCGGCGCGGCGGCGGCTGGAAAGGTGGTCGAAGCGTTCGGTCACTTCCTCGTTGGTGGCAATTTCGCTATCGGTATCGTGGTGTTCGTCATTCTCGTGATCATCAACTTTATGGTTATCACCAAAGGTGCCGGGCGTATTGCGGAAGTGGGCGCGCGCTTTGTTCTCGATGGTATGCCGGGTAAGCAGATGGCGATTGACGCCGACCTTAACGCTGGATTGATTGGTGAAGATGAAGCGAAAAAACGCCGCTCCGAAGTGACTCAGGAAGCCGATTTTTACGGCTCGATGGACGGGGCAAGTAAGTTTGTTCGCGGCGATGCCATCGCCGGGATCCTCATCATGGTCATTAACGTTGTCGGCGGATTGCTGGTCGGTGTGCTGCAACATGGCATGAGCATGGGGCACGCGGCGGAAAGTTATACGCTATTGACCATTGGCGACGGTCTGGTGGCACAAATCCCGGCACTGGTGATTTCTACCGCCGCGGGCGTCATCGTTACACGTGTCAGCACCGATCAGGATGTTGGCGAGCAGATGGTGAATCAGCTTTTCAGTAACCCAAGCGTTATGTTATTAAGCGCCGCCGTGCTCGGTTTACTCGGCCTGGTGCCTGGAATGCCGAACCTGGTATTTTTGCTGTTCACTGCCGGATTGCTGGGACTGGCCTGGTGGATCCGCGGACGTGAACAAAAAGCGCCTGCCGAACCAAAACCGGTAAAAATGGCAGAGAATAATACCGTTGTCGAAGCGACGTGGAACGATGTACAACTGGAAGATTCTCTGGGAATGGAAGTGGGTTATCGACTGATCCCGATGGTCGATTTCCAGCAGGATGGTGAGTTGTTGGGCCGTATACGCAGTATCCGCAAGAAATTTGCCCAGGAGATGGGGTTTCTGCCGCCAGTGGTGCACATTCGCGACAATATGGATCTGCAACCTGCCCGCTATCGCATTTTGATGAAAGGCGTGGAGATAGGCAGTGGTGATGCTTATCCGGGGCGTTGGTTGGCGATTAACCCTGGAACCGCTGCCGGGACGTTACCTGGTGAGGCGACCGTCGATCCGGCATTTGGCCTGAATGCTATCTGGATTGAAAGTGCGCTTAAAGAACAGGCGCAGATTCAGGGGTACACCGTGGTTGAGGCCAGCACGGTGGTGGCAACGCATCTTAACCACCTCATTAGCCAGCATGCCGCAGAGCTGTTTGGTCGTCAGGAGGCGCAACAGCTGCTGGATCGCGTCGCCCAGGAGATGCCAAAGCTGACGGAAGATCTCGTTCCTGGCGTCGTCACGCTTACCACACTGCATAAAGTGCTGCAAAATCTGCTCGATGAAAAAGTGCCGATTCGCGATATGCGCACCATTCTCGAAACGCTGGCGGAACATGCGCCCATTCAGAGCGATCCACATGAATTAACCGCCGTCGTGCGCGTGGCGTTGGGACGGGCGATTACCCAGCAGTGGTTTCCTGGCAAAGATGAAGTCCATGTTATTGGCCTCGATACACCGCTGGAACGTTTGTTGCTACAGGCATTGCAGGGCGGGGGGGGACTGGAGCCAGGGCTGGCGGATCGCTTGTTGGCGCAAACTCAGGAAGCGCTATCCCGTCAGGAGATGTTGGGTGCGCCGCCGGTATTGTTGGTGAACCACGCGCTGCGACCATTATTGTCTCGCTTCCTGCGCCGCAGCTTGCCGCAGTTAGTGGTGCTGTCGAATCTGGAACTATCAGATAACCGACATATCCGTATGACGGCGACGATTGGCGGCAAATAA
- the flhE gene encoding flagellar protein FlhE, giving the protein MRALLAILLFPLLVQAAGEGMWQASSVGVTLNHRGESMSSAPLSTRQPASGLMTLVAWRYQLIGPTPAGLRVRLCSQSRCVELEGQSGTTMAFSGIPAAEPLRFIWEVPGGGRLIPPLKIQRNEVIVNYR; this is encoded by the coding sequence ATGAGAGCCTTATTAGCAATATTATTGTTTCCGCTGCTGGTGCAAGCCGCCGGGGAGGGGATGTGGCAGGCGAGTAGCGTGGGCGTTACGCTAAATCATCGCGGTGAATCGATGTCGTCAGCGCCTCTTTCTACGCGACAACCTGCTTCAGGATTGATGACGCTGGTGGCGTGGCGTTATCAGCTTATCGGTCCGACACCTGCAGGACTGCGGGTTCGCTTGTGTTCACAATCTCGTTGTGTCGAATTAGAGGGGCAGAGTGGAACCACCATGGCCTTTTCCGGTATACCGGCGGCAGAACCGTTGCGCTTTATCTGGGAAGTGCCTGGCGGTGGGCGGTTAATTCCGCCGCTAAAGATTCAACGGAATGAAGTGATTGTAAATTATCGTTAA
- the argS gene encoding arginine--tRNA ligase — MNIQALLSEKVRQAMIAAGAPADCEPQVRQSAKVQFGNYQANGMMAVAKKLGMAPRQLAEQVLTHLDLNGIASKVEIAGPGFINIFLDPAFLAEHVQQALASDRLGVAMPEKQTIVVDYSAPNVAKEMHVGHLRSTIIGDAAVRTLEFLGHKVIRANHVGDWGTQFGMLIAWLEKQQQENAGEMELADLEGFYRDAKKHYDEDEEFAERARNYVVKLQSGDEYFREMWRKLVDITMTQNQITYDRLNVTLTRDDVMGESLYNPMLPGIVADLKAKGLAVESEGATVVFLDEFKNKEGEPMGVIIQKKDGGYLYTTTDIACAKYRYETLHADRVLYYIDSRQHQHLMQAWAIVRKAGYVPESVPLEHHMFGMMLGKDGKPFKTRAGGTVKLADLLDEALERARRLVAEKNPDMPADELEKLANAVGIGAVKYADLSKNRTTDYIFDWDNMLAFEGNTAPYMQYAYTRVLSVFRKAEIDEEQLAAAPVIIREDREAQLAARLLQFEETLTVVAREGTPHVMCAYLYDLAGLFSGFYEHCPILSAENEEVRNSRLKLAQLTAKTLKLGLDTLGIETVERM; from the coding sequence GTGAATATTCAGGCTCTTCTCTCAGAAAAAGTCCGTCAGGCCATGATTGCGGCAGGCGCGCCTGCGGATTGCGAACCGCAGGTTCGTCAGTCAGCAAAAGTTCAGTTCGGCAACTATCAGGCTAACGGCATGATGGCAGTTGCTAAAAAACTGGGTATGGCACCGCGACAATTAGCAGAGCAGGTGCTGACTCATCTGGATCTTAACGGTATCGCCAGCAAAGTTGAGATCGCCGGTCCAGGCTTTATCAACATTTTCCTTGATCCGGCATTCCTGGCTGAACATGTTCAGCAGGCGCTGGCGTCCGATCGTCTCGGTGTTGCTATGCCAGAAAAACAAACCATTGTGGTTGACTACTCTGCGCCAAACGTGGCGAAAGAGATGCATGTCGGTCACCTGCGCTCTACCATTATTGGTGACGCAGCAGTGCGTACTCTGGAGTTCCTCGGTCACAAAGTGATTCGCGCAAACCACGTCGGCGACTGGGGCACTCAGTTCGGTATGCTGATTGCATGGCTGGAAAAGCAGCAGCAAGAAAACGCCGGTGAAATGGAGCTGGCTGACCTTGAAGGTTTCTACCGCGATGCGAAAAAGCATTACGACGAGGATGAAGAGTTTGCCGAGCGTGCACGTAACTACGTGGTAAAACTGCAAAGCGGTGACGAATATTTCCGCGAGATGTGGCGCAAACTGGTCGACATCACCATGACGCAGAACCAGATCACCTACGATCGTCTGAACGTGACGTTGACCCGCGATGACGTCATGGGTGAAAGTCTCTACAACCCAATGCTGCCGGGTATCGTGGCGGACCTGAAAGCCAAAGGTCTGGCAGTAGAAAGTGAAGGCGCGACCGTTGTATTCCTTGATGAGTTCAAAAACAAGGAAGGCGAACCGATGGGCGTTATCATTCAGAAGAAAGATGGCGGCTATCTCTACACCACCACTGATATCGCCTGTGCGAAATATCGTTATGAAACACTGCATGCCGATCGCGTGCTGTATTACATCGACTCCCGTCAGCATCAACACCTGATGCAGGCGTGGGCTATCGTCCGCAAAGCAGGCTATGTACCGGAATCCGTACCGCTGGAACACCACATGTTCGGCATGATGCTGGGTAAAGACGGCAAACCGTTCAAAACCCGCGCGGGTGGTACAGTGAAACTGGCCGATCTGCTGGATGAAGCCCTGGAGCGTGCACGCCGTCTGGTGGCAGAAAAGAACCCGGATATGCCAGCCGACGAGCTGGAAAAACTGGCTAACGCGGTTGGTATTGGTGCGGTGAAATATGCGGATCTCTCCAAAAACCGCACCACGGACTACATCTTCGACTGGGACAACATGCTGGCGTTTGAGGGTAATACCGCGCCATACATGCAGTATGCTTACACGCGTGTATTATCCGTGTTCCGTAAAGCAGAAATTGACGAAGAGCAACTGGCTGCAGCTCCGGTAATCATCCGTGAAGATCGTGAAGCGCAACTGGCAGCTCGCCTGCTGCAGTTTGAAGAAACCCTCACTGTGGTTGCCCGTGAAGGCACGCCGCATGTGATGTGTGCTTACCTGTACGATCTGGCCGGTCTGTTCTCTGGCTTCTACGAGCACTGCCCGATCCTCAGCGCAGAAAACGAAGAAGTGCGTAACAGCCGTCTGAAACTGGCACAACTGACGGCGAAGACGCTGAAGCTGGGTCTGGATACGCTGGGTATTGAGACAGTAGAGCGTATGTAA